The sequence TGAGAGGTCACCTAGCGCCGCCTGCTTGATTTCGCTGATTGTCGAAAGAATCTTTCACTAGATCAGAATCACGTCATCCGCATAAGCAACTGTCTTCCTACCCTTAAATTCAAACATCGTGAGAATAGAATTTACCGAAAGTAACAATAACAAGGGAAACAATACTCAACTTGTGGTGTAACCCTGGTAACCTGTCTTCTAATCCTTTCATCCCCTAGGTTTATGTTGATAATCCTGCTACAAAATATCGAATCTATCCAAATCATAAGGAAGTCAACACCAAGTTTAACTAACGACTCTCTTATTGCCTATATATTAATGTTATTAAAGGCTCCCTCTAAAGTTATTGTCTATGCATTAAGTCGTTTTCAATGCAACACCACAGACTTAACCTTAACCTGCCTGGAAACTGCACCGAGCATGtcattagtcatagctcccatataaacccgtttccgaaaatcactttaacgtgcataaatctcttaaaattcaacataaataacttccatatagatataaatcacacgacctaatttcatggtgatcggtcaataattgatcatagctcccatataagccccacttccgaaaatcagtcacgaatataaattattgatattttaaaagaaacatgtttttgcacatttacttagtttagggtattatatggtcgagcttgaccgaccatactttcttacgttttttttaattattgaatgTCACCGATTAATATAGTGGGAATGAATTTCGCGGGaatgaatagattttttttaatatttcctggGAATGGAATAAATACTGGATAGTAGGAACcccagtgtagggtattatatggtacaTTTATGTATAACTAAGTACAACCCTCATAATTATAGAATTGAAACATAGTTACAGAacttataaaaatcgaataatataacaaatttgtttcattttcaaACAGGTGATTTGATTTAACCCACTCAAAGTTATGAATGTGCTGGTTTTATAATACAATCGCGTAATTTGAGGAGAAactttacatgtgttttgttattgtaacaaaaacaaaatatgtacatgtataatttccactcaaagtactcgtttgcattataaaaacatattggaaATGAGCAACATATTTTGAacttataatttcaataaaccatgacacaacaattattgtatcatgctataaactaaataaattattaaaattctgttgtatttaatgttttcttttattatatttaaataatatacaaatatagTTGCTTTCTCATGTGTTTAAAGCATTAAGACATAACGATATAGCTTATCCATTTCATCAATTTTGGGTACTGCATTAAAATTACGTGGACTTTTGCAATATTCCTCATAAATACGTTGACTTTCCACACTTACAGTAGGTGGTTTAACAGACAAATATGAATCTGAACCATAATTACTTAAAGGTTTTAATTGTATACCCGTATTGCGTGTACTAGATGTGGTAGTAGAAGATGGGGAGGATAAACTAGATGCCTGTGTTGTCATCACACCACCAGTGCCACCACCACTCAAAGGTTGTGTTGTCAATTTAGCCATTTGTACATAACGTTTATAAATAGCCATGTTTTCTTTAGATGGATTACTTACCTTACAGCCGTACACTTCTTCCATGGGTGGCAGTAGAGTGGCCAATGTTAAACGTGTTTCTTTATCTAacgttttgtttaaattttgctctTTCAACGATAACGAGGCACTAAATTCTTCATCTGACGAACTATCCGAAGCCTCAGACGTTGAACTGGAATCATTACTCGTAGTAGAACTAGTTGAACTTTGTCCTGTTAAAGAAGGATTTTTCGGTTTCTTACGTTCCTGTATTTGCCGCTGGAATGGTGAGTAATTTGTTCGAAAAGTTGGCAAGTGACGCATGGCTAACTGGCTGATTTCAAATGATATATGTTCACTTAAATCAGTCCATTTGAACGATTGATGATAGTTTGAATAACCATCAATCATTTCGAGATCTTTGCTATGCACTCGAAACAGTTCTTTGACAATTTTATTAGCATCCGAACAGGAGTAGGGTAAACATTTGCGAACTTTCATACGGACCCAATCGGTGATGAGACGAGTCTCATTGCCCGGTGATAGGGGTTTATAGGCATTATGCATGTAGTAATCGGTTTGCAGTTCCCAAATTGGTTGGTTTTCTGAAAacatataacaaatattatGAATATTCTCTGTAATTAATGCttgattttaatacttatttctTAAACGATGTGAAAATAAAAGACtaatttcacacaaaaaaacattaattttaacataaaaaaacaaataaggaacgataaatattgaaaagaaattttgttaaaaaaaatgttggtgaaaaaaatctggtaaaacttatttattttttttatttcatttattcagAATCACGCCAACCAAATATGATTAAAAATCCACTCAGAACAAAAATAtggtccgattttgacccattgtcggtCTGATTTctatgtctatcattagatatccatagtgtctatgattacaatgtgacaataaaatttttttctgatatAGTGGTTATATGAACCTATCCTCACAATATTTGGTAGTAAGAttaaggttcatataaaacttgtttatgtcaaaTTTAATCACAAATTTCATTCATGTTGACCGATTTTCGCTataatttacagtataatttcaaagtACTTATTTAtaactgctcaaacagtatacCGGTGGGACATTTGAACGGGGCCTAGGTGAAATCATAGACCAATATTGCCCATTCTcatagatttcaataaactcaaaCAAAGATGGGTATTTTCATCATTTCAATTACTTACGTTTTAAATGACTCTTACTCGGCTTGTAATAGcccaaaaacaaattaatactgTGCTGCTTTTCCGTGTCGTTAAAGGTGTTGCTGTAATACCGACTTAATGTCTGCATAATATCATTGCCTTGTGAGGCCCAAGCCGCCGTCTTACGATACGTTTTAATGCGATGAACCAACTGAGAACCGCCATATTGCAAAGCCAACGTATCACCATGTTCTTCGTACAAATTCTCCAGCATGGTAACGCAATCCGAATCAAAttccaattttgctgatttgatAAAACCCAAACGTTCCAACtgatgacccaaagcacacttTCCTATAGCAAATTGTGCGGTATTTGTGCGATCCAAACAATCAACACAGTTTGTGCGCACCAGGCCAGTTTGAAATGTTATGGGATGGCCGCGGGCTTTAAAAAACATACCAGTTTGTTGCACCACCGATTCGGCAATGTCGGCCAGCATTTCCATTACATTGCCACCGCCACGACTTTTGCGAGCCATATCAAAGTGTATGTATTTCATGCGATGTTGGGGTGGCAAGAATTGATTAAGATATCGTATGCTGTTAACCAGTTCTTTTGCAATAATATTTTCATGTTGTCGCTTTTCGCGTTtcttaaccaaattcaatatgaTAATGGGTGAACCATAGTGAAAGAGTAATCTTTCAAAATGTCTGGCCGGCGTTTGGGCATAGGGATCAGAAATGTCCAATTGTATTGGTGGTTTTGGTACCATTTTACTAATATCCTGAGACCAATGTGATGGTACAGATCCACGCATTTGTGTGAATGAACACATGTTATGACCATCTGTCACTATTTGTTCTGTCTCCACTTCATTGGCCACATCACCACGAAAATTAGCTCCACGTTTTAGAAATCTTGTACCAGCAAATCTGGTACTTCTGCGTGCTATCAGGCAGACATTTACTCTTCGCCCAAATACACTGATGCACGACTGGCTAACATAACCATGGGTAACTTCCAAAAGCCAATCTCTCAGCATAATGCCACACGACAACATGGGTTCGAGCAAAAATGCATTCCAAACAAAACGTTTGCGCGAACAACTTCTGAAAGCATAATCCACTCGTTCATTGGAATTCTCTACATTATTTGTGAGAGAATCCCAGTCGGGCAAGGGCTCATCCGTTTCTATATCCACATGTGGGCCCACATATCTGGGAGCGGAACAGTTATACTGTAAAGTGCGTGTTAAATCGTAGGAATATGAAAAGTAGAAATTACTTCTCAAATcgatattttgaaacattttcttGTAGCGTTCTTCGTAGGGATGTGGAGTTTTTAGAGCCACTGTTGGTTCATTGACTTTAACCATAACCGTATCCTTTATAGTGTAAATTAAATGCATACCCAAATGTGCACAACATTTCCTTTTCGTGACCAATATTAAATAGTAGCCCTCTAAGAATCTTACAAATCCCAATACTCCATAGGCTGAAATAACTTTGGGTGAGCCGCCCAAAG comes from Calliphora vicina chromosome 2, idCalVici1.1, whole genome shotgun sequence and encodes:
- the FIG4 gene encoding polyphosphoinositide phosphatase, with protein sequence MNNNNPNIIFNPLISAIQKVVLYETRTRLYLLGSNNRETRFRLLTIDRTQHDRLVIDENPNEFNALEIRRFLGSLGGSPKVISAYGVLGFVRFLEGYYLILVTKRKCCAHLGMHLIYTIKDTVMVKVNEPTVALKTPHPYEERYKKMFQNIDLRSNFYFSYSYDLTRTLQYNCSAPRYVGPHVDIETDEPLPDWDSLTNNVENSNERVDYAFRSCSRKRFVWNAFLLEPMLSCGIMLRDWLLEVTHGYVSQSCISVFGRRVNVCLIARRSTRFAGTRFLKRGANFRGDVANEVETEQIVTDGHNMCSFTQMRGSVPSHWSQDISKMVPKPPIQLDISDPYAQTPARHFERLLFHYGSPIIILNLVKKREKRQHENIIAKELVNSIRYLNQFLPPQHRMKYIHFDMARKSRGGGNVMEMLADIAESVVQQTGMFFKARGHPITFQTGLVRTNCVDCLDRTNTAQFAIGKCALGHQLERLGFIKSAKLEFDSDCVTMLENLYEEHGDTLALQYGGSQLVHRIKTYRKTAAWASQGNDIMQTLSRYYSNTFNDTEKQHSINLFLGYYKPSKSHLKQNQPIWELQTDYYMHNAYKPLSPGNETRLITDWVRMKVRKCLPYSCSDANKIVKELFRVHSKDLEMIDGYSNYHQSFKWTDLSEHISFEISQLAMRHLPTFRTNYSPFQRQIQERKKPKNPSLTGQSSTSSTTSNDSSSTSEASDSSSDEEFSASLSLKEQNLNKTLDKETRLTLATLLPPMEEVYGCKVSNPSKENMAIYKRYVQMAKLTTQPLSGGGTGGVMTTQASSLSSPSSTTTSSTRNTGIQLKPLSNYGSDSYLSVKPPTVSVESQRIYEEYCKSPRNFNAVPKIDEMDKLYRYVLML